In Candidatus Binataceae bacterium, the genomic stretch GCGCGGTCGGATGTTTTCCTCGGCCAGCCGGGCATGACGCGCGACGGTCGCCTCGTACAGCCCGATTTCGATCACCGAAACATACGAGGTCGTGGGTTCGAGATAGTCGCTCAGGTGCAGCCCACCGACCGCTATCTGTGCCGCATTCAGCTCATCGAAGCTGCGACGGAAGTGAATGACGAGCAGGTCGCCCTTGTGTCCCAACTCCGCGAAGAACGCGCTTTCGCCGTCCTCGCGCGACGCCATCGCGGTGAAGGTTTTGACCGCGTCGTCAACCATTTGGCGGCGCTGCGATTCTGGCATCGCACGCCAGGGCCGGCGGCGCAGGCGGAACATCTGGTGCAGGATGCCAAAGCCCTCAAGCGTGAGCGGTGCCCCGGGAACCTCCGCAAGTGTCTTTGGCCCGGACGGGGAGTCGGCGGCCTTCATAGCGTCACCGATTTTAGCAGGGTGCGAAACAGCCTGCCTATCAACCTGTGATGGCCGGTTGCCCTAAATTCCGAGCGAAGTCGAGTGGTTGCAGCGGAGCTGGCGCGGATGGCTCGCCGGTCGACCACGACCGGACTCGCGACCGTTCCGAGCGTCTTGGCTCCGCAGATGCGGGCGCGTCGGTGTTTGCAGCGTTCTCTCAAAGGCAGGTTTCACGCTCTTTCGGGACGAGGGGTGGGTGCACTAGACACGAGATCTCCAGGCCGGCACGCGCGACGCTCAAGCGATCCCTGAGATTCTCTTTACCGCGGCGATGTCCAGCGATGTGCGGACGACCGCCGCGAGGCGACCATATTCCGCATCTCGCGAGGCAACCAAGGGACTTTCAGGTTCGGCCAACCCTTTACGTTTTCGCAGCGAAGACATTAGCGCGGCACGCACCCCGTCGTTCTCAAAGATTCCATGCAGCATCGTTCCGACGCTGGCTTGGTTTGGACTAATCGCGCCGTCGGGTGCGTCGCACGGCTCGCCGTTGCGAGAGATGATTCGAAAGGGCGATGCCGCGCCCTTCGCCGCGATCGTGCGTCCCATGTGGATTTCATAGCCACTAAGTTCCTCGGCGCCGGACCGTGCACCAATGAACGAGGCACTATAGACCGTCGCGCGGACCTGGGTGGTACGCTTGGCCCGCTCGAAGCGGGTCGTCAGGGGCAACAGGCCGAGACCAGCGGTTGCGCGCTGTTCGGATTCCACGCCCTCGGGGTCTTCGATCCTTTCACCGAGCATTTGGCATCCGCCGCAGAT encodes the following:
- a CDS encoding chlorite dismutase family protein encodes the protein MKAADSPSGPKTLAEVPGAPLTLEGFGILHQMFRLRRRPWRAMPESQRRQMVDDAVKTFTAMASREDGESAFFAELGHKGDLLVIHFRRSFDELNAAQIAVGGLHLSDYLEPTTSYVSVIEIGLYEATVARHARLAEENIRPR